In Hasllibacter sp. MH4015, the following proteins share a genomic window:
- a CDS encoding GNAT family N-acetyltransferase, protein MSDPRLHMVVATVEGQVIGMVTGVHFHHPDKPPQMWINELGMAGPFGRQGIATALVDAPSEHARDLACTEIWVIADPTDMAEAFYTSLGWARTDQRLAMFTHAL, encoded by the coding sequence CTGTCCGACCCGCGCCTTCACATGGTTGTGGCCACCGTCGAGGGACAGGTGATCGGCATGGTCACGGGCGTTCATTTTCACCACCCCGACAAGCCGCCGCAAATGTGGATCAACGAGCTTGGAATGGCCGGGCCGTTCGGACGCCAGGGCATCGCAACTGCGCTTGTCGACGCCCCGTCCGAGCACGCCCGCGATCTGGCCTGTACGGAGATCTGGGTCATCGCCGATCCCACCGACATGGCAGAGGCGTTCTACACGAGTCTTGGGTGGGCGCGGACCGATCAGCGGCTGGCCATGTTCACGCACGCCCTGTGA
- a CDS encoding MarR family winged helix-turn-helix transcriptional regulator has protein sequence MSPPDPTTPQDLVLACRRLYASIDRLDTKAATSVGVSRNDLRCLNMLADAPVRPSKIAAELGLTTGSVTTLLDRLEKANLARRARDPDDRRGIIVHPTPYLFETLGPIYASVAKEIARIAAGYSAEERRLAVAHLNDASSAYELAASGDGS, from the coding sequence ATGTCACCTCCCGATCCAACCACGCCACAAGACCTCGTTCTCGCGTGCCGCAGGCTGTACGCGAGCATCGACAGGCTCGACACGAAGGCGGCCACATCTGTCGGGGTCAGCCGGAACGATCTGCGCTGTCTGAACATGCTGGCGGACGCGCCCGTCAGACCAAGCAAGATCGCGGCGGAGCTTGGCTTGACCACCGGATCTGTCACGACCTTGCTGGACCGTCTGGAAAAGGCGAACCTCGCCCGGCGCGCGCGCGATCCGGATGACAGACGTGGGATCATCGTTCACCCGACACCCTACCTGTTCGAGACGCTCGGGCCGATCTACGCGAGTGTTGCAAAAGAAATTGCGCGGATCGCGGCGGGATATTCGGCTGAAGAACGACGATTGGCGGTCGCGCACCTCAACGATGCGTCGTCTGCATACGAACTCGCTGCATCCGGGGACGGTTCCTGA
- a CDS encoding EamA family transporter, protein MPNRDLLLVFLVVLAWGSNFTAMKLVLEELPPLLFVGLRFAILIPLIAVFPRPASWRAILAIGVLVNMGQFAFLFSAMRADVTAGLASLILQSQAPLTIVLAAIFFGERVSAIQIAGVALACLGLAGFGVAGGGNVTLVGLALVLCGALSWALGNLVFRRLPGVNMPALFIWASLVPPLPMLGLSLRFEGAAPWATIADLSVTGWIGVIYVAVISTIIGYSIWGALLSRHPAALVTPFALLIPVVGIATAGLVLGEEVSTAEALSGGIILAGIALAVLGPRLLRPR, encoded by the coding sequence ATGCCGAACCGCGATCTGCTGCTGGTCTTTCTGGTGGTCCTGGCCTGGGGGTCCAACTTCACCGCCATGAAGCTAGTGCTGGAGGAGCTTCCGCCGCTCCTGTTCGTGGGCCTGCGCTTCGCGATCCTGATCCCTCTGATCGCGGTCTTCCCCCGGCCCGCCTCCTGGCGCGCGATCCTTGCCATCGGTGTGCTGGTCAATATGGGGCAATTCGCCTTCCTGTTCTCGGCCATGCGCGCGGATGTCACGGCGGGGCTGGCCTCCCTCATCTTGCAGAGCCAGGCGCCGCTGACGATCGTGCTGGCGGCGATTTTCTTTGGCGAGCGGGTCTCTGCAATCCAAATCGCAGGGGTCGCTCTGGCCTGCCTCGGGCTGGCGGGGTTCGGCGTGGCGGGCGGCGGCAATGTCACGCTGGTCGGGCTGGCGCTGGTCCTGTGCGGGGCGCTGTCCTGGGCGCTTGGCAACCTCGTCTTCCGACGCCTGCCCGGCGTGAACATGCCCGCGCTCTTCATCTGGGCCAGCCTCGTGCCGCCCTTGCCGATGCTTGGCCTGTCGCTGAGGTTCGAGGGGGCCGCGCCGTGGGCAACCATTGCGGATCTCAGCGTCACGGGTTGGATCGGAGTCATCTACGTTGCCGTGATCTCCACAATCATCGGCTACTCGATCTGGGGCGCGCTCTTGTCCCGACACCCGGCGGCGCTGGTCACGCCCTTCGCGCTCCTCATCCCAGTGGTGGGCATCGCCACGGCGGGCCTTGTCCTGGGTGAAGAGGTCAGCACCGCAGAAGCCCTTTCGGGCGGGATCATCTTGGCGGGCATCGCGCTCGCCGTCCTCGGCCCGCGTCTGCTGCGTCCGCGTTGA
- a CDS encoding PA0069 family radical SAM protein: MDNRHHKAKGRAALSNATGRFEAVAREAVDDGWDLAEELPPLRTEVTEEVPRSIITRNTSPDVPFDRSINPYRGCEHGCIYCFARPTHAYLGLSPGLDFETRLIARPDAATVLERELRRPSYRCATIAIGTNTDAYQPIEAERRIMRGILEVLQAFRHPVGIATKGVLVGRDIDILGDMAGDGLAAVGISVTTLDADLSRKMEPRVPTPLRRLRAVERLAAAGVPVRVMISPIVPGLSDHEIEAIVAAARDAGAAAATMIPLRLPLEVSELWQSWLAEHYPDRVERVMSKLRDMHGGKPYDAAWGKRMTGEGIWANLLQQRFKRAARAAGLDQKLPPLRTDLFEVPLAKGDQMALF, translated from the coding sequence ATGGATAACAGGCATCATAAAGCGAAAGGACGCGCGGCTTTGTCCAATGCGACGGGCCGGTTCGAGGCCGTGGCGCGGGAAGCGGTGGATGACGGCTGGGATCTTGCAGAAGAATTGCCGCCCTTGCGCACCGAAGTGACGGAGGAGGTGCCGCGCAGCATCATCACGCGCAACACGTCCCCCGATGTGCCCTTCGACCGTTCGATCAACCCCTATCGCGGGTGTGAGCATGGCTGCATCTACTGCTTTGCGCGGCCGACCCATGCCTATCTGGGCCTGTCGCCGGGCCTGGATTTCGAGACCCGGCTGATTGCGCGCCCCGATGCGGCGACGGTGTTGGAGCGTGAATTGCGCCGCCCGTCCTACCGATGTGCGACCATCGCCATCGGCACCAACACGGACGCCTATCAGCCGATCGAGGCCGAGCGTCGCATCATGCGCGGTATCCTCGAGGTTTTGCAGGCGTTCCGCCACCCGGTGGGCATCGCCACCAAGGGTGTGCTGGTGGGGCGGGACATCGACATTCTGGGGGATATGGCCGGGGATGGGCTTGCGGCGGTGGGGATCTCCGTCACGACGCTTGACGCGGATCTGTCGCGCAAGATGGAGCCGAGGGTGCCCACCCCGCTCCGCCGGTTGCGGGCGGTGGAGCGGCTTGCGGCGGCGGGTGTGCCGGTGCGGGTGATGATCTCGCCCATCGTGCCAGGGCTGAGCGATCACGAGATCGAGGCCATCGTCGCGGCGGCGCGCGATGCCGGGGCCGCGGCCGCCACCATGATCCCCCTGCGCCTGCCGCTGGAAGTGTCGGAGCTGTGGCAAAGCTGGTTGGCGGAGCATTATCCCGACCGGGTGGAGCGGGTGATGTCGAAGCTGCGCGACATGCACGGCGGCAAGCCCTACGACGCGGCCTGGGGCAAACGCATGACGGGGGAGGGAATTTGGGCGAACCTTTTGCAGCAGCGCTTCAAGCGCGCCGCCCGAGCAGCGGGGCTGGACCAAAAACTGCCGCCGCTCCGCACGGATCTGTTCGAAGTGCCGTTGGCAAAGGGGGACCAGATGGCGCTGTTCTGA
- a CDS encoding SRPBCC family protein, which produces MEIAFYIVLGLAALVALLSALAPTRVAYTEEISVDAPVEDVYDDIRLQEHLMRWSAWPKQTKSSCSVEGPDGEVGAKTLFFTKGKRVGHQEVVHLKENEEIVLTLVGPGPPHRPKLTFELCPEGDARTRVMAHFVNELPRPFNAIWKFAGLTKWTREMHRKDLAGLKAFSEPPHRDIDGTIVGRPPTGANPYEHGQQAA; this is translated from the coding sequence ATGGAAATCGCGTTTTACATCGTGCTGGGGCTGGCCGCCCTGGTGGCCCTTTTGTCTGCGCTTGCGCCGACGCGGGTGGCGTATACCGAGGAGATATCGGTCGATGCACCGGTTGAGGACGTCTATGATGACATTCGCCTGCAAGAGCACCTGATGCGGTGGTCGGCTTGGCCGAAGCAGACGAAATCCAGTTGCTCCGTCGAGGGCCCCGATGGAGAGGTTGGGGCCAAAACACTGTTCTTCACCAAAGGCAAACGGGTGGGGCATCAGGAAGTCGTGCATCTCAAGGAGAATGAGGAAATCGTCCTGACGCTTGTGGGCCCCGGTCCCCCGCATAGGCCGAAACTGACATTTGAACTTTGCCCGGAAGGCGACGCGCGCACCCGGGTGATGGCCCATTTCGTCAATGAGCTGCCACGTCCGTTCAACGCGATCTGGAAGTTCGCGGGCCTCACGAAATGGACGCGAGAGATGCACCGAAAGGATCTAGCGGGCCTCAAAGCCTTTTCCGAACCGCCGCACCGCGACATAGACGGGACCATTGTTGGCCGACCACCGACGGGCGCGAATCCGTATGAACACGGTCAGCAAGCCGCTTGA
- a CDS encoding DUF1638 domain-containing protein codes for MHVDDENLVERGMDARKSGDILLLACGALAHEVLALKRINGWDHLDLHCLPAKLHNTPDAIPDAVEAAIRARRGAYAQVYVLYADCGTGGLLQARCAELGVEMLEGPHCYSFFEGNQAFAAHEEMTAFYLTDFLVKQFDAFVTKPLGLDRFPELRDIYFGNYEKLVYQAQVDDPALTEKARAHAEALGLAFERRFTGYGDLEVALRTL; via the coding sequence ATGCACGTTGACGATGAAAACCTAGTCGAACGCGGCATGGATGCACGAAAATCCGGCGATATCCTGCTGCTGGCCTGCGGGGCACTGGCCCATGAAGTCCTTGCTTTAAAACGGATTAATGGCTGGGATCACCTTGATCTGCACTGCCTGCCCGCAAAACTCCACAACACGCCCGACGCGATCCCCGACGCGGTTGAGGCCGCCATTCGCGCACGTCGTGGTGCATATGCGCAGGTCTACGTCCTTTACGCCGATTGCGGCACCGGCGGTTTGTTACAGGCCCGCTGCGCGGAGCTTGGGGTGGAGATGCTCGAAGGCCCCCATTGTTACAGTTTTTTCGAGGGGAATCAGGCGTTCGCGGCACACGAAGAGATGACGGCCTTCTACCTCACCGACTTTCTGGTGAAGCAATTCGACGCCTTCGTGACCAAACCCCTCGGCCTCGACCGCTTTCCGGAATTGCGCGACATTTATTTCGGCAATTACGAAAAGCTCGTCTACCAGGCCCAGGTCGACGACCCCGCCCTGACCGAAAAAGCCCGCGCTCATGCCGAGGCGCTGGGGCTGGCCTTCGAGCGGCGATTCACGGGCTACGGCGATCTGGAGGTGGCGCTCAGGACCCTGTGA
- a CDS encoding formate dehydrogenase subunit delta: MQPEKLTRMANQIASFFATQPGGGQVERVAAHLNDFWGPEMRDALKAQAAQDDSDLSPLVRDAIPLI, from the coding sequence ATGCAGCCTGAGAAACTCACCCGCATGGCCAACCAGATCGCCAGCTTCTTCGCCACCCAACCGGGCGGCGGGCAGGTGGAGCGGGTGGCCGCGCATCTCAATGATTTCTGGGGGCCCGAGATGCGGGATGCGCTGAAGGCCCAGGCGGCGCAAGACGACAGCGATCTGTCACCGCTGGTTCGGGACGCGATCCCCCTGATCTGA
- a CDS encoding B12-binding domain-containing protein: protein MSDQEDDIILSELSDEDLVAQMFDDLYDGLKEEIEEGVNILLERGWEPYRILTEALVGGMTIVGHDFRDGILFVPEVLMAANAMKGGMAILKPLLIETGAPRVGKMVIGTVKGDIHDIGKNLVSMMMEGAGFEVVDLGINNAVESYLEALESEKPDILGMSALLTTTMPYMKVVIDTMNEKGIRDDYIVLVGGAPLNEEFGKAIGADAYCRDAAVAVETAKEWVARKHNQMAAGA from the coding sequence ATGTCCGACCAAGAAGACGACATCATCCTGTCCGAGCTGAGCGACGAGGACCTTGTCGCGCAGATGTTCGACGACCTCTACGATGGCCTCAAGGAGGAAATCGAGGAAGGCGTGAACATCTTGCTCGAACGCGGGTGGGAGCCCTACCGCATCCTGACCGAAGCGCTGGTGGGCGGCATGACCATCGTGGGCCACGATTTCCGCGACGGAATCCTCTTTGTGCCCGAGGTCCTGATGGCCGCCAACGCAATGAAGGGCGGCATGGCGATCCTAAAGCCGCTCCTGATCGAAACAGGCGCGCCGCGCGTGGGCAAGATGGTGATCGGCACCGTGAAGGGCGACATTCACGACATCGGCAAGAACCTCGTGTCGATGATGATGGAAGGCGCGGGCTTCGAGGTTGTGGACCTCGGCATCAACAACGCCGTGGAAAGCTATCTGGAGGCGCTGGAATCGGAAAAACCCGACATCCTTGGCATGTCCGCCCTTCTGACCACGACCATGCCTTACATGAAGGTCGTCATCGACACGATGAATGAGAAGGGCATCCGCGACGATTACATCGTGCTGGTGGGTGGCGCGCCGCTGAACGAGGAATTCGGCAAGGCCATCGGCGCTGACGCCTATTGCCGGGACGCCGCCGTGGCGGTGGAAACCGCCAAGGAATGGGTCGCGCGCAAGCACAACCAGATGGCCGCTGGCGCCTGA
- a CDS encoding IlvD/Edd family dehydratase, protein MSNTRANRRYRSQEWFDNPNNPGMTALYLERYQNQAFTKGELQAEKPIIGIAQTGSDLVPCNKIHVFLMDRIKAGIRDAGGIPLEFPVHPIQETGKRPTAALDRNLQYLSLVEVLHGYPIDGVVLTTGCDKTTPAMLMGAATVDLPAIALNGGPMLDGWFRGKRAGSGTSIWEGRRLLAKGEIDYAEFMELACASSPSLGHCNTMGTASTMNALAEALGMTLPGAAAIPAPFRERMEMAYLTGRRAVEMVEEDLKPSDILTRAAFENAIKVNTAIGGSTNAPPHLQALARHAGVELHVTDWEKIGHALPLLVNMQPAGEYLGESFFRAGGVPAVMGELMAEGLLDGSVLTASGKPLSEALGTTRSADRDVIRPVADPMREEAGFAVLSGNLFDSALMKTSVISEDFRARFLKDNRFEGRAIVFEGPEDYHDRVNDPDLAVDEECILFIRGVGCVGYPGSAEVVNMQPPDALIRDGIKHLPTVGDGRQSGTSESPSILNASPEAVVGGGLAYLQTGDRVRLDLNEGTLNALVDEAVWEARKAAWSPPELHHQTPWQELYRRHVGQLADGGCLELATAYQRIAKDLPRDNH, encoded by the coding sequence ATGTCCAACACACGCGCCAATCGCCGCTATCGCAGCCAGGAATGGTTCGATAATCCAAACAATCCCGGCATGACGGCGCTGTATCTGGAGCGGTATCAGAATCAGGCCTTCACGAAGGGCGAGTTGCAGGCGGAGAAGCCGATCATCGGGATCGCGCAGACCGGCAGTGATCTGGTGCCCTGCAACAAGATCCACGTGTTTCTGATGGACCGGATCAAGGCTGGCATCCGCGATGCGGGCGGCATCCCGTTGGAGTTCCCGGTCCATCCGATCCAGGAGACCGGCAAACGTCCCACGGCGGCGCTGGATCGGAACCTGCAATATCTGTCGCTGGTGGAGGTTTTGCACGGCTACCCGATTGACGGGGTCGTGCTGACCACGGGCTGCGACAAGACCACGCCCGCGATGCTGATGGGAGCCGCGACGGTGGACCTGCCCGCGATTGCCTTGAATGGCGGACCGATGCTGGACGGCTGGTTCCGGGGCAAGCGCGCGGGGTCGGGGACGAGCATCTGGGAAGGGCGGCGGCTTTTGGCGAAGGGCGAGATCGACTACGCGGAGTTCATGGAATTGGCCTGCGCCTCCTCGCCGTCGCTTGGCCATTGCAACACGATGGGCACAGCCTCGACCATGAACGCTTTGGCGGAGGCTCTGGGGATGACCCTGCCCGGTGCGGCCGCGATCCCGGCGCCGTTTCGGGAACGGATGGAGATGGCGTATCTGACGGGGCGCCGCGCGGTAGAGATGGTGGAAGAGGACCTCAAGCCGTCCGACATCCTGACGCGGGCGGCGTTTGAGAATGCGATCAAGGTCAATACGGCCATTGGCGGCTCGACGAACGCGCCGCCGCATTTGCAGGCATTGGCGCGCCATGCGGGTGTGGAACTGCACGTCACCGATTGGGAGAAGATCGGGCATGCCCTGCCGCTTCTGGTGAACATGCAGCCGGCGGGCGAGTACCTGGGCGAGAGCTTCTTCCGGGCGGGCGGTGTGCCTGCCGTGATGGGAGAGCTGATGGCGGAGGGGCTGCTGGACGGGTCTGTCTTGACGGCGTCGGGCAAGCCATTGTCCGAGGCGCTTGGCACGACACGGTCGGCCGACCGGGACGTGATCCGGCCGGTGGCCGATCCGATGCGGGAGGAGGCGGGGTTTGCGGTGCTGTCCGGCAACCTATTCGACAGCGCGTTGATGAAAACCTCGGTCATTTCCGAGGATTTCCGCGCGCGGTTCCTGAAGGACAACAGGTTCGAGGGGCGCGCGATCGTGTTCGAGGGGCCGGAGGATTATCACGACAGGGTAAACGATCCGGACCTCGCTGTGGATGAGGAATGCATTCTGTTCATCCGGGGCGTGGGCTGCGTGGGCTATCCCGGCTCGGCGGAGGTGGTGAACATGCAGCCGCCCGATGCGCTGATCCGCGACGGGATCAAGCACCTGCCGACGGTGGGGGACGGACGGCAATCGGGTACGTCGGAAAGCCCGTCGATCCTGAACGCCTCCCCCGAGGCGGTGGTGGGCGGCGGGCTGGCCTATCTGCAAACCGGGGACCGGGTGCGGCTGGACCTGAACGAGGGGACGCTGAACGCCCTGGTCGACGAGGCGGTATGGGAGGCGCGGAAAGCGGCCTGGAGCCCGCCGGAGCTGCATCACCAGACGCCGTGGCAGGAACTTTACCGGCGTCACGTGGGGCAGTTGGCCGATGGCGGCTGCCTGGAACTGGCGACGGCTTATCAGCGGATCGCAAAGGACCTGCCGCGGGACAATCATTGA
- the fdhD gene encoding formate dehydrogenase accessory sulfurtransferase FdhD, whose product MKPTRSISASALGADGARDVARSLPEEVPVAVTVNGTSQAVMMCSPADLEDFAVGFAFTEGFATFGQIESVEIIETEAGIEARLWVPDAIADALGDRRRAMMGPVGCGLCGIDSLEQALRDLPVLGQGGSVGLVEAANAPDALRAHQPLHDLTHAVHAAGFLIPGQGIVAAREDVGRHNALDKLIGTCLRMGRDMSRGAVILTSRISVEMVQKTVLAKCPILIAVSAPTAHAVRLADAANLTIAAFARDGRLETFTHPTRIDRSQTDAA is encoded by the coding sequence GTGAAACCGACCCGCTCCATATCCGCCTCGGCCCTTGGGGCCGATGGCGCGCGCGATGTGGCGCGGTCATTGCCCGAAGAGGTGCCCGTGGCCGTCACGGTCAATGGCACGTCGCAGGCGGTCATGATGTGCTCGCCCGCCGACCTTGAGGACTTCGCCGTGGGCTTCGCCTTTACCGAAGGCTTCGCGACATTTGGCCAGATAGAGTCCGTCGAGATCATCGAAACCGAGGCCGGTATCGAAGCGCGCCTCTGGGTACCGGACGCCATCGCCGACGCCCTGGGCGACCGACGCCGCGCGATGATGGGCCCGGTCGGCTGCGGCCTCTGCGGCATCGACTCGCTGGAACAGGCGCTGCGCGATCTGCCGGTGCTGGGGCAGGGTGGCTCTGTCGGTCTGGTCGAAGCGGCAAATGCCCCCGACGCCCTTCGCGCGCACCAACCGCTCCACGACCTCACCCACGCGGTCCACGCCGCGGGTTTCCTGATCCCGGGGCAGGGCATCGTGGCCGCCCGCGAAGACGTGGGTCGCCACAACGCGCTCGACAAGCTGATCGGCACCTGCCTGCGCATGGGCCGCGACATGTCCCGCGGCGCTGTCATCCTCACCTCCCGCATCTCGGTCGAGATGGTCCAGAAAACCGTCCTCGCCAAGTGTCCTATCCTGATCGCCGTCTCCGCGCCGACCGCCCACGCCGTGCGCCTGGCCGATGCCGCGAACCTCACCATTGCCGCCTTCGCCCGCGACGGACGGCTTGAGACCTTCACTCACCCGACCCGTATCGACCGGAGCCAGACCGATGCAGCCTGA